The following nucleotide sequence is from Malania oleifera isolate guangnan ecotype guangnan chromosome 4, ASM2987363v1, whole genome shotgun sequence.
tttctcaaaaatatatgaACCTTTCTTTCAATCCATAAACCACACGAAACTGCAAAAACCACACACATCCACAAAGCATGACCATCCTTCCTTTTACCAAAAACCAGCAAAAGGAGCAGCAAACAAATCCTCTGCCAACTTCAAACAAACCCAATATTCTCCCAAAAGACTAAAAAGCTTATTCCATATATTCTAAACAAAAGAGCATCGCAAAAACAATAAGCCACTGTTTCAGAActataaaggaaaagaaaacacaTATCAGGAGAAAGTGCCTTTGAAGGTCTCCTACTCTGTGACACtcttggtgttaactctattaagaacaaccaaccagataaaagccttgatctttgagtgaactttggccttccaaataattcTATGGAATGGAAAGGAAATATTAGCATTAATCAAGTAGTCATAAAcagatttgcaagaataaaacCCCCAAAAAGTTTAAAGATCAAGAATGCCTATCCACCCAAAGGATGGACAAGAAGTCCCCAATAACATCAACAAGGAAGACAACTCCTCTACCTCTCTATCATTAATATTTAAGAGTTCCATGGAGGTGGAAGTCCCAAGAAAATGAATAAccttcaaaaatcaaaaagaaggaaATAACCTCATTATCACCTGAACTCAAAAGATAAAGACAAGGAAAAGAATATAATGAAGCAGTATTTACCACCCAGAAGTCTTCccaaaaatgaataaaagaaacattacccAAGACAAACCTAGTATGAGGAACAGAGAAGGTAGCCCTGAGAAATACACCTCTACAAGCTTTATGAAGAACATCTAATTCCTAAATCAGCATCCCGACCATTCACATGCAtaccaaatttacttttaatgaATCTATGCCAAAAAGAGGACTCCTCTAAGGGAAACCGCCATAATCATTTAGCCAAAATAGCAATGTTCTTAGAAACCATCTTACCaaacccaaccccccccccccccttctccaACCTATACCTACAAATAGTCAACATGATCTCTCTTATCCCCAACCCCAGACCTGAAGAAATCTCGCATGATCTTCTCAATTTTACTTGCTATCCCCACCAGAATCCTAAAAACAGACAAATAATAAAAGGGATACTAGCAAGACAAGCCTGAATAAGAGTAATGCAATCCCCTCAAAACATcaacaaccaaaacaaaaaaaagggaGATAATCTTGATACTCAAAACCATGATTTAGGTTCTCCATTCACAATAACTGAGAAAAAAGCATTTGACAAACAACCCCCCATCCAAGTCCTCCATCTCTAGAGAACATTTTTTTAGCCAATGCGTTATCCAAAAATTCCAACTAACCCTATCATAAGTTTTTCTCAAAACCCAATTTGAAAAGAATGCCCTTCTCCTTCTTCCTACAAACCTCCTCTACAACCTCATTAGCAACTAAAATAGCATCAACAATCTgcctaacccccccccccccaaacaaatGCACCACTTTGAACCTTAGAAATGATATTATACACATTTAATGTAGCAATGATATTATACACACTAGTCATTAAACTAATAGGCCTAAAATCAGCAGTCTTAATAGATCTATTCCTCTTAGGCACCAAGGTGATGAAATTGGACTTAATGCTCTTACTCAAAATCCCATTATTAAATACTTTAACAATCCACCCTAACCACATCCAACACTCTTGggaaaaaaaaacaagtcaaCCCATCTGAAACCAAAGCTTTATCCCTTTCCATCCCAAACACAGTTGTCTTAACTTCCTCCTCCTCAAAAGGCTTTTCCAAGCAACTCATATGATCCATTCCAATTTAAACCCCCAATCATAGGCCTATATAAATTCTCCTTCGAATAAATATTGGAAAAGAAATTTGCAATCTCATTTGCAATCAAAcgagaataaaaaaataacatcATCTCCAAAATCCAATTCCCtaatcatctttttcttcatcttcacATTAATCAACCTATGGCCTGCTAGTAAACAATTATTATGTCTATAGCATGGCCCATTAGTAAACAATTATCAGTGAACCAGACCTACAATATTGAGTACAGGGAATTTTCAGAAGCAAATCAAACTACTTCCATTTTTGGCTTATCAAAATTCATTCCAGtctcaaaattaattctattttCATATTATACTTCACAGTAGGTGATAAATTGTTCCATTACCTCATCAAATGCTTCAAATATCTCAATACTTGGTTGGTGAATCGTACAAACAATTGTTCTTCCTGTACCAACCACATTCTTCACTGCTCTCATTACAATTGCAGCAGCTCTAGCATCCAAACCAGATGTGGGTTCATCCATGAAGATAATAGAGGGGTTAGCTACAAGCTCCACAGCAATAGTGAGCCGCTTACGTTGCTCATTTGAGAGACCACTAACACCAGGTATGCCTACTATGTTATCTTTGATTCCATCAAGCTCAATAGTCTCAAGGACATCATTTACAAATTCCTGCAAGGGGCATGCCAAAGCATGATTAATACATAATTATCTCAACGATAAATTCAAAactgaacaaaaaaaaaaatgacatctATATAACCATACGGATTTAGTTTTTGAATCAACTTCAGGAGACAAACGCAGCCAAGCAGAATAAATAACAGATTCTACTACAGTGATTTGTGGGGAGTGTATGTCAGCTTGCTCACAGTAGCCTGAAATCCTAGCAAATGTTTCTTGAACCTTAGTGTACCCTCCAATTTTAACTGTCCCTTCAACAGTACCACTAGTTTTTCTTCCTGCAAGAACATCCAGAAGAGTTGTTTTCCCAGCACCACTGACACCCATCAGTGCTGTCAAAACACCAGGCCTCAATACACCCGTAATATCACAAAGAAGTTGTAGTTTCCTCTGACTGTAACCCTGTTTTTTCATTCCCTGAAACCAAAAGGACAATATCAGAACTTACCATTATCTTTTCATAAAAATGACAACTTATATGCTACAGCCAACCGGAATATACAAGAAAGATGAATTATATGATTACCAAAGTGTTGTCAACATAGTATTGCATGTCTTGAAATGTCATTGGTAGCGGTTGGAAAGGTAAAAATTTCCTGTCTGTCAAGAGAGGCAAAGCACCCTTAAGAATATTTATAAGTATATTTTAAACAGACTGAGTATGATATCAATGAGAGGAGATGTGGAGGGGCTACAGTCTAAGGAAATGTAAGAAAAGAAATACATAAATCACACCTTTATTGGGTTCTGAAAGAATTGTAGGAGGAGAATTTCTGGACTCATCATTGATGCGTGAACCATGGCTAGAATATTCAGTTCTCTGTATTTGTGCAAGCTTTTCACTTGATATAACGGCACAAGACCTACCAGGAGCTGGAGGCAAGATAAAATGTGGTGACCAATTTGAAATAACTGTACTATTTATTAAGTTCAGATCATTATAAGAATAATGAACTTACACTTTAAGAAAGTCAGGGCCAAGGTAAAACCAATGTTGAAAATGATAATAAACCCTAGTAAGGCACCAATTGAGATCCAAAACAGTTGTCCGTCGAAGTTAACTCCATGGCTCTCAAGTGTTTTTGTTCCAATGTTTATATTTGCAGGCAGCATCTGCAAATGGGGTTGAAAAGCACAAAACAACTGCACAGCTTGACCATCTATTTCGTTTTTATATGTTGTAGCCATAAAGGTCAAAATGATAAGCGGTGCTCAGATATTCCATACTTGtatacacaacaacaacaaagccTTAAGTCCTACTAGGTGGGGTCCGCTACAGGGATCCTTTTCTGCCGATTTACACGACCTTGTGCAACATTCTATTACAAATCAAGGGTTGTTAaaccttactatctcattccaagttattttatgtctacccctacccctaaTACTGCCACAAACAGTAACTGGCCCTCCCCTCCTCATTGGTGCATATACCATACTTGTATATaatccattattccatatttcattattttccaactGAAGTATCTACAGCTACACCTCAACAATATTCTTTAATCTACAGGCTCAAATCATCTTGTTCATCGGACTGAGCTAATGAATAAAGAATCAGAACATGCAGAGAAGCAAACCGTGAACAGATATTATGTACTTGTATACAATCCATTATTTCCAATTAGCATATCTACTACTACACCTCAACAGCTAATCTTCAATCTACAGATTCTTCCATTAATCATCTTAATGGGTTTGAGCTAATGAACAAAGGATCAGAACATGTAGAGAAGTAAACCATGAGCCATGACACAAGTAATGAAGTAAGAATACTGGCATTCTAGAAAGAAATATAGGAACTGAAACATCGACTAAAAATTACTAAtctgaaataaggaaagaaatagTCATGAATTATCTTCTGGAAGTGAAATGATAATTAATGGAAACATTAGCAGGTTGTTGGCAGGTGTGAGCAAATATGCCTAAATAAAAACAGAAATCAAATCAAGTTTCAAGACCCTAAAAAACAAAACAGTATACCCATAACTTTTATCATGATACGATGTAATGCAAATGGATTCATGTAATATAATAGTAAAAACTAGGACGAGCAAAGTTACTGTTCACAGTGACGGTAATAATGATGATCATAGTAATTATTACAAAGAGAGATGCAAATCATTAGTTAGAAAGGATTATTGTAATTATTCTATTCAGTATACTTCCCACATTAGTCTATTTCAAGGTTTCATCATCCATTCAAATTGTTCATGCAACTACATGAGCCTTAAAATTATGGCACTCACAAAGTTATGTTCTACCACAAAGCTATTTACATTCACACATTACAAAAACCAACAAATCATGCAGTCTAATACTCACCTTTTGCCAACGTGGAGCAAGAAACTCATTTACAGATAGGGCTATTTCTCCATACGTCATTGGAGAAACCCAAAATCCCCATCTCAACCACACTGGCATAGAGGCTGCAACATAAGAACGAAGCCCTAAGTTCATCTTTCAAGATAATTATCCAAAAATCTAATTGGATAGGGTAGATAGTCAGCCTTACACAGTGGGATGACAAAGCCAGAAAATGAAAAAGCCGCTAACAACAACATGCTACCAGCCATTGAAGAAGCATCTTTGTTTCGCAAGATTGAGGCCAGAAAACGGAACATGGATAATGATGACAAGCGAACAACAAAAAGTAGAATGAACTGGCGGAAGAATCTGATAAGACACAATAATCAATAAAGCTTAAGAGTCATGAAAAGAACAAAGTGAATTTATTGTGCATCCAACATAGTAAAATATAGGGTTATCTGGCATACGAGTGCCCAATGCTGCTGAGATGCTTATATATTATTTAACAGTTTTGATTGTTCCCATGAATAGGCCATCCAGATGTGtataaaaacaaataataattcaTTCCAACCAGAGATgactaaagattttttttttttcccaaaggAACCCCATGATTAATGCAAGTTTAGGGTATAGGTCTTACCTTCCAACCTCTGGACTGTAACCAATGACATAATAAGTAAGAGATGTCCAAATCAAAGATTCCAACAATGTAAGGGGAACCCTTTGAATAGTGGCTGGAATTGCATAAGCCCAAGCTGGGTAAAAGTAGAAGTctctttgtttataaaaaataGGAAGCCTTGCAGCAGTCAAGGACAATTCTGGAAGTCCGTCAAGGAAATGTACCATGAGTGCATAAAACAGGGCACCCATGTAGTAATTTGCATGAACAACATCAATATCCATTTGAGTCCGCAGAAATACAGTCATCTGGATAAGCGCAAGGATGACAAGCTGCAAAGAAAAGGGATAAAACAAGACTAAAATTTTAAGGGCTTCTGATATAGTAGTGTTAACAAGTTAAAGAGCAAAATAGAAGTCAGTTGTGCTAGAGATTAAAATAAAAGGGATAAAAAGGAAGGTGGGGGGGGGGAAGGCGAAAGAAAAAAAGGTATTGGCCACAACCTGAGCTACTTTAAATATATAGACAAAAGCATTCCTTCTCATTAGAAGAAATTCCCTTGACAAACAAGTGCTAAGGAGTTTCCACTTTGAAAGCGAATACATGCTGAAGGAAAGAGAATTCTTAGGGATTTGGGAATTAACAAAAGGCTCCAAGAGTTCTTCATCCAGCTTCTCCCCTAAAGGAAATGCCTTGAACTTTGAAGAGAACCAATCAATAAAAACATAGCTGTAAGGTTGTTCTGTGTGAACCCAGTACTGTGCTTGATCTTTTCTAGAGATCACCTGAAAAGTAATTAAAAAAGGTTGAGTGCTTCAACCTTGCAGAAACAAGGACATAAATGCAATTGATTTAAAGTAGTGATGCACTTACCTCCTGGAGGAAGTCAGCGATGCCTTTTCTTGCAGGACATTTAAATCCACAATCCTCAAAAAACTCTAGAACATGATCACGTGGTCCATGATACACAATCTTCCCTTCAGCCATCAAAATAATGTCATCAAAAAGATCGAAGGTTTCTGGTGCTGGCTGAAGAAGAGAAACTAGTATGGTTGCATCTACGATATGCACCAACTGCCGCAGATAAGCTACAATCTGAAAAGTAGTGGAACTGTCCAAGCCATTTGATATTTCATCCATAAACAAAGCTCTTGTGGGACCTACAATCATCTCCCCTGCACAATTTGAAACAAAAAGAAGTTCTCTTAAGAACAATTCAGTATATGTTTCCCTTACTCTAAATCTTCCCTTATGACAACTGCTTCTGAAAACTATGATGCATGTGAGATTAATAATTTGCTAAAGCTGTCAACCTTCCATCCACAATACCTGTAGTCAATCTTCTTTTTTGACCTCCAGAGATACCTCTTCTCATGGCATCTCCTACCAATGTCTCAGCACATATATCAAGTCCAAGGATCTGAGAATACAGCGAAGTGATGGACAAATCAATTGAAAAAGGCATTTAAAAATACATGAATTAAAAATTTACAACTAAGAAGAATGATTTTGCTGTTACAAAGAGAATTACTTTTAAAATGTAGTCTGTTCGTAGTGATCTTTTCAGCCCTTCAATGGAAATTGCCTGACAAGAC
It contains:
- the LOC131154401 gene encoding pleiotropic drug resistance protein 3-like, with the translated sequence MSCISRTEGRPRVGVKLPTVEVRYKNLHVEGDCEVVPGRPVPTLWNSVRSTLSDFAQILGSKSRKSKISIIKDVSGVIKPGRMTLLLGPPSCGKTSLLLALSGNLNHSLKVTGEISYNGHKLEEFVPQKTSAYISEYDLHIPEMTVRETLDFSACFQGVGSLAEIMNEVSRREKQSGIIPDPDLDAYMKAISIEGLKRSLRTDYILKILGLDICAETLVGDAMRRGISGGQKRRLTTGEMIVGPTRALFMDEISNGLDSSTTFQIVAYLRQLVHIVDATILVSLLQPAPETFDLFDDIILMAEGKIVYHGPRDHVLEFFEDCGFKCPARKGIADFLQEVISRKDQAQYWVHTEQPYSYVFIDWFSSKFKAFPLGEKLDEELLEPFVNSQIPKNSLSFSMYSLSKWKLLSTCLSREFLLMRRNAFVYIFKVAQLVILALIQMTVFLRTQMDIDVVHANYYMGALFYALMVHFLDGLPELSLTAARLPIFYKQRDFYFYPAWAYAIPATIQRVPLTLLESLIWTSLTYYVIGYSPEVGRFFRQFILLFVVRLSSLSMFRFLASILRNKDASSMAGSMLLLAAFSFSGFVIPLSSMPVWLRWGFWVSPMTYGEIALSVNEFLAPRWQKMLPANINIGTKTLESHGVNFDGQLFWISIGALLGFIIIFNIGFTLALTFLKSPGRSCAVISSEKLAQIQRTEYSSHGSRINDESRNSPPTILSEPNKDRKFLPFQPLPMTFQDMQYYVDNTLGMKKQGYSQRKLQLLCDITGVLRPGVLTALMGVSGAGKTTLLDVLAGRKTSGTVEGTVKIGGYTKVQETFARISGYCEQADIHSPQITVVESVIYSAWLRLSPEVDSKTKSEFVNDVLETIELDGIKDNIVGIPGVSGLSNEQRKRLTIAVELVANPSIIFMDEPTSGLDARAAAIVMRAVKNVVGTGRTIVCTIHQPSIEIFEAFDELILLKNRGRIIYSGPLGQHSSRLIEYFEGIPGVPKIRNNYNPATWMLEVTSASAEAELGVDFAQIYKSSALCEETKMLVKQLSTPPPGSRELHFPTRFSQNGWEQFKSCLWKQHLSYWRSPSYNLTRFILTIVSTLILGILFWKRGEKINNEQDLFNMHGAMFSALFFLGSNFCLTIMPYAERERAVMYRERFAGMYSSWAYSLAQVIIEVPYLFILAVISVIITYPMMGYYWSAQNIFWYFYAMFFALLYFTYLGMLLISLTPTFAIAAILAAAFFRILYLFSGFIIPQPQIPKWWVWFYYLMPASWTLHGLMGSQYGDVDREILVFGETKALAAFVKDYFGYQRDRLPIVGVIIFVYPLLVACLFACCIRWLKFQRR